In the genome of Streptomyces sp. Tu 3180, the window AGGGCGTGGTAGAGCCGTGACTGGGTGCGCCACTGCGGGAAGGTCATGCCCAGTTCGCGCCGGAAGAGCCTGCTGAGCGTGCGTTCGCCGACCCCCGTCGCCGCGCCGAGGGCGGCGAGGGTGCGCCCGTCGGCCGGGTCGGCGTGGACGAGGGCGCACACCGCGGCGAGGCGCGGGTCGGCCGGTGCGGGCAGCCGCAGCGGCTGCTGCGGCGAGACGCGCAGCCGGTCCCGCAGGACGGCGAGCAGGCGCGCGCGTTCGGGGCTGTCGTCGGCGGGTTCGCGGGTGTACGCGAGGATCAGTTCGCGCAGCAGCGGGCCGACGGCGAGCACGGCCGGGGAGTGGAGGCCGGGCGGGTTGTCGTCGGCGGGCAGCCCGACCAGGTGGAGTTCGAGGCGGCCGTGGGCCCGGTGGGCGTGCACGGTCCCGGCGGGGACCCAGATGGCCCGGGTGCCGGGCGCGAAC includes:
- a CDS encoding helix-turn-helix transcriptional regulator, which produces MSHIRHAPTAPTRARRLTAGERIDAHRHDDHQIVYAGSGVVEVTTDAGTWFAPGTRAIWVPAGTVHAHRAHGRLELHLVGLPADDNPPGLHSPAVLAVGPLLRELILAYTREPADDSPERARLLAVLRDRLRVSPQQPLRLPAPADPRLAAVCALVHADPADGRTLAALGAATGVGERTLSRLFRRELGMTFPQWRTQSRLYHALRMLADGLPVTTVAHRCGWSSASAFIDVFRRSLGYTPGTHRGRP